A genomic segment from Peromyscus maniculatus bairdii isolate BWxNUB_F1_BW_parent chromosome 11, HU_Pman_BW_mat_3.1, whole genome shotgun sequence encodes:
- the Tstd1 gene encoding thiosulfate:glutathione sulfurtransferase, with the protein MLRVAFLRLRHTIAAAAAGTMTGVPTVSYSELRSLLASGRTQLIDVRSREEAEAGTIPGALNIPVSELETALTMDPAAFQALYSAEKPKLEDKNLVFFCQLGRRGSQATALAQGLGYTGARHYAGAYKEWLEKEG; encoded by the exons atgcTTCGGGTTGCCTTCCTGCGTCTCCGTCACAcaattgctgctgctgctgctggcaccATGACTGGAG TGCCTACAGTCTCGTACTCTGAACTCCGATCACTCCTGGCCTCGGGCAGGACCCAGCTCATCGATGTTCGATCTCgggaggaggcagaagctggtacCATCCCCGGGGCACTCAACATCCCTG tgtctgagctggAAACCGCCTTGACCATGGACCCAGCTGCTTTCCAAGCCTTGTACAGTGCTGAGAAGCCAAAGCTTGAAGACAAGAATCTTGTTTTCTTCTGTCAGCTGGGCAGGCGGGGCTCCCAGGCCACAGCGCTGGCACAGGGTCTTGGATACACAGG GGCTCGACACTATGCTGGGGCCTATAAGGAATGGCTGGAGAAAGAGGGCTAG